In the Helicoverpa armigera isolate CAAS_96S chromosome 15, ASM3070526v1, whole genome shotgun sequence genome, one interval contains:
- the LOC110382418 gene encoding lipase 3 — protein MTKKFVILFILINFRNGLMADQIISRSIAKITQSFAESFIKHPIITSATFAISNALAAGVNLITKVPYAVSRALGPIKLSSQVSKTNVVDSVDKFLTDFNSGKTNEDATMSIEDIFRKYGYSVERHEATTEDGFLLTMFRIPSNGSAVFLMHGLLGSADDFMVAGPSNALAYLLADQGYDVWMGNARGSKHSRRHTSLHPSSAAFWDFSWHEIGIYDLPAMIDYVLAKRNTKTLKYAGFSQGTTSFFVMTSEKPEYNAKISVMVALSPVAFMANVVSPVIRLLAPGTSIIHGASQTFGVYEFLPDSKAINTVKWQLCGTGPLASILCSNVLFLIAGFDFGQLNVTNLPVIFGHMPAGASVKQLAHYGQGLISRDFRQFDYGSDENMKRYGVKVPPSYALDKIVAPVCLFYSDADWLAHTTDVELLSKKLNNVVDKYKIPYEQFNHFDFIYAKNVKTLAYKRLLKDFSEF, from the coding sequence ATGACGAAGAAGTTTGTTATATTATTCATTCTCATAAACTTTAGAAATGGCCTAATGGCGGACCAAATAATATCACGATCTATAGCGAAAATAACACAGAGCTTCGCAGAAAGCTTCATCAAGCATCCAATAATTACTTCAGCTACGTTTGCGATATCAAATGCTCTCGCTGCTGGTGTTAATTTGATAACAAAAGTGCCGTATGCGGTGTCGAGGGCGCTGGGCCCTATCAAACTTTCTTCACAAGTCAGTAAGACTAACGTCGTAGATTCTGTCGATAAATTCTTGACAGACTTCAACTCtggaaaaacaaatgaagatgcTACAATGAGCATTGAAGATATATTTCGCAAGTATGGATATTCTGTAGAAAGACATGAAGCTACAACAGAAGATGGTTTCTTGTTGACCATGTTCAGGATCCCCAGCAACGGCTCCGCGGTGTTCCTCATGCATGGGTTACTCGGTAGTGCTGACGACTTCATGGTGGCAGGCCCCAGCAACGCCCTCGCGTACCTGCTAGCTGATCAAGGTTACGACGTGTGGATGGGCAATGCTAGAGGCAGTAAGCATTCGCGACGTCACACAAGCCTGCACCCCTCAAGTGCAGCATTTTGGGACTTCTCCTGGCATGAAATAGGGATATACGACCTCCCAGCTATGATCGATTATGTGTTAGccaaaagaaatacaaaaactCTGAAATACGCCGGCTTTTCTCAAGGCACGACATCTTTTTTCGTGATGACCTCTGAAAAGCCCGAATATAACGCAAAGATATCTGTTATGGTTGCTTTGTCCCCCGTTGCTTTTATGGCAAACGTGGTTTCCCCGGTTATCCGACTGTTGGCACCGGGAACATCAATCATACACGGTGCTTCGCAGACGTTTGGGGTGTATGAATTTTTACCGGACAGTAAAGCAATTAATACAGTTAAATGGCAACTCTGCGGCACTGGCCCCCTAGCTTCGATATTATGTAGCAACGTTTTATTCCTAATCGCTGGTTTCGATTTTGGTCAGCTCAATGTTACCAATTTGCCTGTGATATTCGGCCATATGCCAGCCGGAGCATCGGTGAAGCAACTTGCTCATTACGGCCAAGGACTTATATCCCGGGATTTTAGGCAATTCGACTACGGTAGTGATGAGAATATGAAGAGATACGGTGTTAAAGTGCCTCCGAGTTATGCATTGGATAAGATAGTAGCGCCCGTGTGTTTGTTCTACAGTGACGCAGACTGGCTCGCACACACCACGGATGTGGAGCTACTTAGTAAGAAGCTGAACAATGTAGTTGACAAATACAAGATACCCTACGAGCAGTTCAACC